In Mesoplodon densirostris isolate mMesDen1 chromosome 2, mMesDen1 primary haplotype, whole genome shotgun sequence, the DNA window CACAGACTACGAGGGAGTCTGACAGCTGTTAGAACCAGGGCTCCACAGTTGGGAGGTAAGCAGAGTGTTTCCATTTGTACTTCAGATggttttttccctgtttttttgaaGGTGAAATTctggggttttttcttcttttttacattATACCAGTTAGTGATTTTAGTTTGGTCTAAATAACAGCTTGTCACAAGTTAGTATCTATGCGAATTCTTGATTTATGATTTATTTGGCAAGTTAACTTGAATTGTTGCATCCATTTGAAAATCTGTCCTTCAAAAGCTcagtggggttttgtttttgcctgGTTTCATTTGATTTTCCCCTCTTATCCAGACAGTGTGTCTACAGCTTAGGTTTGTGAGGGTCAGGAGTGATAGCTTCTGGCTTAGCATGAAACTGAAGAAGATGTGAATggaaggatcagggtgtgtgagAGGGGTTGATGGAACTGATGGGACTCCCTCCAGGCTTAGCTTTTGGACATTGTGCCGAGGTCAGTGCAAAGGTGGAGAACGATTCTGTCCATCACACTCTTTAAGTTTGGTAATTCAGAAGCTGGGAGAAGAGAGAATAAGAAATCTCGGAGCTTATGTTTGCTTGCAAAGGTACAGTCAGGCTGAAGAGGCCACGTATAACACGTGAAATGGACTTAGCACTTTCAGTCGTTGCTTAGTGATTTTGTGCATCAGAAGAAATAATCTCCTCTTTGTTTTTATagcatttgttttctttagaagATAGTAGccaatgtctgttgtttattgagtgcctgccatgtgccaggcactccaGGTGTTTTACaggattattttatttagtcCTCACAGCAACATAGGAGGTGagtactattatctccattttccagatgaggaaattgaggctccgAGGGTTGAAGTGATGGTGTAtctgtttcctgtttttctccttgTAATAATTGTACACCCTGGAAAGTAAACAGTGActaattttcctttgttttaatgGTTACCGTGTTGTTTAAGAGTgataagtagtaaaaaaaaaaaaaaagaaaaaagaaaaaagtacacacCAAACCCTGAACCTTCGATAAATGCAGAAGTCATACAGGTTTTAACAGGTTTCTTGAGAGGCTGTTTCTATCCCATGCATTTTCAGTGAATAAAAAAAACCATCAGGTAACTGTCACAGTCAAGAAGAGCCTAAGGAGGTATGACTACTAAACGTTATGAGGGGTCCTGGAACAGAAGAAGGacataaaaactaaggaaatctaaaTTAAGTATGGACGTCAGTTCATAATGTGTCAGTATTGGGTTGTGTGACAAACGCACGGTGCTGATGTTAGATGCtggggaaactgggtgtggggtaCGTGGGAGCTGTACCATCTTCACAGCTTTGCTGTGACTCTGAAACTAGTCTAAGAATAAAGGTTTGGTTAAAAAACAATCAGGGTGAAATAGAGGAAGAGTGTGTTGTGGTGTGGGTGAATTGGGATCAGCCTTTTTAAGGAAACTACTGAGGAATCTTTATGGAGTCTTGAGTTTTAAAAGTACTGGGATGGCACTTCCAGTTTAATTCAGTGAgcatttactgagctcttccAGTTAAGATCCTGGGAAAAAGGCAGTGTGGGAAAGTCATAGGTGTGTCCTGAAAGGTCTTGTATTTTCATAGTGGAAATGAGACATGCTTTTGATGTGTCCCCATTATGCTTCCAGCCCTTCCTTGTATTTTGgaacaagatgttccaggctcatcttgtactttccctGACTGAGTGTGGAGTCAGCCGTCCCCAAGGAGCCCTGCTTCCTTCTAGTTGAGAATGGTACTTAGAAGCCAAAATCTGGGCACTAAGTGTATCATTGCTGTGGGACATTGCTGTTCCCAGGCCTTCTTAGGAATGTACTGTATATATATGAACACATACTAaccatatacacatacacacacaagtttATATCTATGTTTCTCTATATCTATACGTATTAGGAATCATGGGTTCACACTGATACCTCTAACTCCAGTCCAGCCCCACAggttcattcttctttctcttttcatatGAATACTTTCCTCCTTGCCTGACTTGGGCTAGGGCACCCCGTAACAGGCCCCCCTTCCACATGGGCACGCTGATCTCCATGCTTGGGAGTGTCCTTCCTGCGGACACTTCCTCGCCCTGCTCTGGCTGTGGCTGCCACACGGGGCCAGACTTTTGTGTGGACTCAGTCTCCACTCTCATCAGCCACCATAGCTTACTCTGGCAGTCATTCTTGGGGTGGGGAGATATCAGACCCttgggagggagtgggagagcCTTGCTTGAGGAATTTGGTGAGGTAATTCTAATATACCTGGACATATCTCTCTCCCAGGGCACAGAGCCACTGAGTTAGGACGGACTATTTCATCTGTATGTAGCATGTGGTATTTAGTGTTGGACCGAAAATGAGGAGGCTCATgcatagtttattattatttttaaaacatatttatttggcTCCTccaggtctcagttgcggcacatgggatcttcgttatggcacgcaggatctttttagttgcggcatgcgggatcttttttttattttttattttatttttttaaatttatttatttatttttggctgtgttgggtcttcgtttctgagtgagggctttctctagttgtggcaagcaggggccactcttcatcacggtgcgtgggcctctcactattgtggcctctcttgttgcggagcacaggctccagacgctcaggctcagtagttgtggctcatgggcctagttactccacggcatgtgggatcctcccaaaccagggctcgaacctgtgtcccctgcattagcaggcagattctcagccactgcgccaccagggaagcccgggatcttttttttagttgcagcacacgggatctttgttgccacatgctggatctttagttgtggcatgtgggctcttttagttacatgtgggatcttcagttgcggcacgtgggatctttagttgcggcacgcgggatctttttagttgcagcatgtgggatcttttttttagttgtggcacgcgggatctttgttgccattatgtgggatctttagttgcggcatgtgtgcgggatctagtcccctgaccagggatcaaacctgcgccccctgcattgggagcgtggagtcttaaccactggacccccagggaagtccctcgtgcATACTTTAACTGGTTGTATCTGCTGGATTTAACTCACAGGGTGAGCTCTGGGGAAGGGTGCTGGTGATGGtctggttcacacagttggcagaACCCAGTTTATTGTCCTTATTAATACACCCCTGCTTCTGTGAGGTTTCAGAGGGTGAAGGATAACCTGACACGGGCTCCTCAGtgcagtttttcttctttctttaatcttAATGTAAGAACTCTTCATAGAGTGTAAGTCACGTGTATTCATTTTAgaagatttggaaaataaaagcacaaagcaGTGAAGTCGTCTGTTATCATCTGTCACCCAGAGATGCTGACAATTAAAATCTTGGTGTTGCCTTTCTATGTTTTGTGTGTACTTATACACGTGTATGtgtgggtgtttgttttttattttacagaatagTCACTGTGTTTAGGAAGAGTTTAAAGTGCAAAGTAATCTGACTTAGGGTTGCTTTTAGTTTCATGCTTGAGGAATAAAGAATAGAAATGAGAGAGGAAAGGTAATTCCCATTCCCTCGAGGTTCCATAATTCAAACTGTTTGTATCACCCTTTTGCCCTTTATGTGTATTGGCTTAATGCCTAGAGTACATCCCAAAATAGCCCGGTTTCTTTTGTGTTCACATCAGTGATTTTCGTAGAGCAGGTGCTCAGTGGCACtgactgaagaaaagaaaaatagaggtaAGGTGAAGCTTTAGTAAAAGGAAAGCAGGAAGGAGGACACTTTTTAAACAGATACACACTCTTCTGAAAGGGGGTTTGACTGGGTTTAGCCCAACTCTTTTAGGCCTGGCTTATTTCTTTTAGGCTTTGGGCCATTGCTGATTTCCCTGCTGATGTAATACAAACCAAGCTTTATTAAAAAGATAAGTATTCTGACTCCTGTTCGGTGCTTATTCAAACTTGTTTGCATGTGTTTGTGAGAGTTTTAAGAATATAGTGAGTGTTGTTATTTAAGCTTGTTTTTGACTATTACATTTAAagactaaaatataaaaaatgaaatttatttgttttgtttttaaataaaacaggtaGCTTTGCCGTTTGGGGAGGTCTGTTTTCCATGATTGACTGCAGTATGGTTCAAGTCAGAGGGAAGGAAGATCCCTGGAACTCCATCACGAGTGGTGCCTTAACAGGAGCCATCCTGGCAGCAAGAAGTAAGCAGTCATAGACACACACATTGCAACCAGCCTCTGCCCGAGTTTAGGGACGTCTGTAATAGATAAACTGAGCATCGGGTAACTTGGTATAGTGTGAGGGTATATGGTGATTTGGGGGGAAGAGTAAAAGGACATCTTAACTTGGAGTGTTGAGAACGAGAGAGCCTGGGGCTCTAACCGGTAACCGTGGTTAAGAGCAGTTCAagttctggttctgccacttacagCTGTGTGACTGGGCGGTTTCTCTCCTCAGCCTCTGGAATTAGTCACTGTACCTGTCACACAGCACTGTTGTGAGTGAAGAGCTTAGATCCACCTTCTGGTCTTCGGGACACAGAGCGACCTAGAGTTCCTCTGGGCGTGGTGGGTGGGCCCAGGAGTCAGCACCCttttctgtgaagggccaggtagtaaatgtGTGGGCCTCGTGGGTTGTGAGGGCCTCCGTCACTTGTCCTCAGCTCTGCTGTCATGAGCGCAGCCTAGACGATACGTGAATGGACGCGCATGCTGTCCCAGTACAACTTTATTTACACGAGCAGGCCGTGGGCTGGATTTGACCTGCGGGCCACAGTTTGCTGACCCCGGTCTCGGTCAGCGAGAAAGGGTGTTTGGGAACGGGGGGTAGCATGGAGCCCTATGGACAGGTCTTCGCTTTATGGTATCTTACATTAACCTGGATTTCTGTTAAAGTAATCTCTCTGTTCTCAACGTGCTCAGACGGACCGGTGGCCATGGTCGGGTCAGCCGCGATGGGTGGCATTCTGCTAGCCCTCATCGAAGGAGCTGGTATCTTGTTGACAAGGTTCGCCTCTGCCCAGTTTCCCAACGGTGAGTCGTCTTTCTGCCTAACACCACGGCTCAGACGTTTGACATGGGTTCCCAACGTCTGCTAAAATGTGGTGGTTTGACATCTCTGCATCACATGTGAATACGCCGTGCTTCGTGAGGGTTCTGGTAATAGGCCGCGGCTCTGCACGGCTGTGGGTGCAGTTAATTGTGTTTAATCTCAGTCACAGAATGCTTTGGCTAGACGACTTGCTGTCGCTCTTTCCTTAGAGTTCTTAGGTTTTATCAGTGCTCACTTGCTCATTCTAAGAAATTGCCGATCATTTCAGCGGTGCGGGAAGAAAGGTCCCTGCAGACGTGGAGCAATGATGGCCGTCGGTCGCCAACTTATTACTGCCTGTGTGTGGGGCGGCGCTGTAGCTGCCGGGGGCAGTGGGAGCGTCAGGCTGACATGCTCACAGATAGGTGAGGTCAGCTGGTTGTGCTGCTTCCTTGAGGAAAGTGAAGTAGCGGGAGAAGGTGACCCGTGGGTGGGGGGGTCACTTAGGGCTGGAAGGAGAGTTCTTCTGAGACGCTGGTGATGTAATGCGTTGCTCCTCTTGCTCTTGCTGGTGCAGGGAAGGTGAGATGGTGAGTGGTTAGCAGTCCACAGGTGATCACGACGTGGCCAGGGAATGTCTGCTCCGCGGCCAGTGTGTGCAGATCCTTGTAACTTAGAAAACGTGAGGTGTCTAAATGGGACTATTTCTTGGCATTGGAAGGGAGCAGAAAGACACCGAGGATCATTGCGGGGAAGAGCTGACCTGGCGTTTGGGGAAGGAAATACGCACAACCGTGAGACTGGTTGGAAGTTATTTTTGGAGCTTGGAAAGGATTCGGCATAGAGTTAGGGACAGGTCACAGCTCCCAATTCTATTTGATTTCCCTGAGGCACCAGGCGAGGGATTCGGTGTCTTGGCGTGGTTCTGAGGCCTCCTCCCCGTGGCCAGTGGATGACCCGGGTGGCTCCTGGGCCCTCGGTCCTCGCTTCTGCTTTCAATCCTCATTTCTCACTGAATACTCTGTCGTGATGGCCACTTTCTTAATTTGCTTTTTAGTTTAGCACTTTAGTGTGAAAGACTTCATATAAGATGTGAGAAAAGTTCCATGTTTGCAGAAATTCAGAAATTGATAGAACAGTAACTCAGTCACACTGTCTTGTAGGGTTTAGCCTTGTTTGCTTGGGTTTAGGCTTCTTTCCTCAGAAGGAGTTCACTAAAAGaagtgctttttattttagaCAGGAGGAGTGTTTCTGAAAGGCTATGCGGGGGCAAAAATCTTCGAAAAGTTAATCATATTTTTCCAGTTAACTTACATGAAAGAGTTCTTAAAACAGAAAGATGAGATAAAACTGTATCGAAACGGTAACAATGGTTATTTTTGGTTTATCTTTTTCACCCAGTGTCTTCTCCAGCTTTCTGTAATGAACAGatatttttagaatataaaaaaaaatcactggagtaAAGTGTTGGAAAGAAAGCCCTCTTTACCACTGTCCTCTTTCTCTGTTCCTTCCAGATGTTTTTTagtctgcctcagtttccctaaaaaaaagagaagtgctTATTCCCATTAAAGTCTTTTTAAAGAGCCACATTTTTTCTTAGGTCACAGGCCGTCCCATCCTTTGAAAGCAAATACTACAACACTTAGTTCTGTGCAAGCTAGGGGATGGCGGTGTCTTCCCATTTCAGGACCCATTCCTTACTTAGTTGTATAAATTGTATTACTGAGTTCTCTTGAAACATGACTAAGGTACTTAAActttgtgaaaataattttaaatagctACTGAAAAATACATCAGGAGGTGTGAGAGGTTCATCCAGTCCTGATATGGCAGCTTGTTCAGCAGTTGCTTTAAAACTGGCATGTTGTTTCTTGCTGTAATTACTCCATCTGACTTCGCTGGTGTAGCGTTTGAGAGCTGCTCACTCTGGAGCGGGAGGGCCGCCGGCTGCCGTACGTTAACACGGCGCTCCCGTGGGAATCGGGCAGCTCGACAAAGAAATTCAGGTTACAGCTCTGAGGTAGCGCTTTGTTTTCTGAGTCGACTGGTTTGCTCTTTACAGAGACTTGTCCCTTTAAATTACATAATATTCAGGTGGTGTTTAAATTCCCTCTTAATTGCAGGTCCTCCGTTTGCTGAAGACCCCTCCCAGTTGCCTTCAGCCCAGTTACCATCCTCACCTTTCGGGGACTATCAACAATACCAGTAGGACCTCTCTCCCAGGACTTCTTTAACAGAATGAGCTGCGGTTCAAGGAAGGATTTCAGAAGATCAAATTCAGTCTGTTTTTAAAACTGTAGGTGGGACAACTACGGCCAAATAGGCTGTGACGAGACATTGAGCACATTTTTCTACTTAAAGGaatgtggggggcgggggagggtcttaaaagataatacatttatttattcacactTGGATTGCGTTTGTGATCAAAATGTCTGAAATCTTTAGAAGGAAAAACAGTAAGTGCTTGGAAGATGAAGGACCCATGGCAAACAGCAACGAAGCATGACCAGCATTTCCTCGGGGACCTCTCTGCCTGGTTTTGTTCTATTAGTGAAACAATAAAAAACGCCAGGTGATTGCTCTTTCTGTTAAGATAAGTTGCAGAGTTCTACTTTTCATCCTTGAATTCAAATAATGCAGAGTGCATTGAAAGTTGCACGTGGTACAGTCACCAAGGATTGGTCCACAGCAAACACTTCCGGGCTGGAAGCCTGCGGGAAAGTGCTTAGCCTTCTCCTTGCAAGTAAAAAAATAGGCCACGTCTTGGTTTTGAGGGTGTCGGATACAAAACTCTCTTCACCTCTGAGGCTACTGTGTCTTGATTCTTGATCATCAGAAAAGCTTCCTTCTGGTGTACCCAGTGCTGTATGAGAAGGTGCCTGGAGGGCATAATAGCCCTGGAAAAGCTTGGTGTTTATGGGGTGCTGGAAAGTAAAATGCATGCTATTTTTAATGTGTTGCAAGTCCCCTGAAGCTGATCTTCGTGGAGGGTGTGTTCTGGGGTCTGGCGGGGCCTGTAAAATGGATTAGCATTTCAGAATAGGCCATTTTACTGGCTGTGGTGGAGATGCCGTGCGGCCTTACAGGAGGCAGGCTGTTACTCCCCATTTGCCTGCCTCTGTGAAACGGAGAGCAAATCCGTGTGGGCGTGGTGAGCACACGCGTATTTTGGCCCAATGCCACGTGCATAGTAAGGATTTAATTTACTGGTGCTGGTTTGATCTTTCtttgtgtggtaaaatatacaggaaatcatatttatcattttaaccatttgtaagtgtacagttcagtggaatTTAAGTACAGTGTAACAGTCACCATTGTGTATCCCAAAACTTCCTCATCGTCACCAACAGAAACTCCCCATCCCaccttcccccagctcctggtaaccacaGGTCTGCTTGCTGTCTCTgagtttgcctattctgggtacctcgtataagtggaaCCGTACGATATTCGTCCTTCTGTGTCGCTCTTATTTCATGGAGCATCGTGTTTTAAGGTCCCTCTGTGGTGCAGCATAAACCAGCACTTCGTGCCTTTCGATGGCTGAGTAACATTGCACGGTATGCAGagatcacattttatttctccgttcatctattgatggacacttgggctgtttACACCGTATGACTCTTGTGAATAACATGGGCATACAAAtatctgagtccctgctttcagttcctttgggtGTAGACCTAGGAGTGGCGTTGCTGGGGcatgtggtagttctatgtttaacttttggaaGAAGCACCAAACTTTTCCACAGCGCTGCACCATTTGACATTTCCAGCAGCAGTGCACGAAGGTTcccatttttccacatccttgccaacacttttattttcctttaaataaaaacattatagcCAGTCTAGTATGTGTGacgtatctcattgtggttctgatttgtgTTCTCCTGGTAACAAACGTACTgcgcttattggccatttgtgagTACTTGGGatttctctttcagtctgtagCCCTTTTGACTTCCAGGAGTGAATGTAAGGAGATGTTATCAGAACAGTTCAAAGCTGAGGGCATGTTGAATCGCAGATAAAATGCTTTACATTTCTTAAGGTCTCCTGAACTTCTCTTAGATGGCGTATTGGTTTGGAAAGTAAGTTTCTTTCTTGTGAATTCAGAGTCTCTGAcgggtgtgtgtatgtgatgcTGGCGTGTTTTTGCCATTTTATTGGTTAACTCAGCATATCTGAAGCAATCCTTGGCTACAGATGAATTTTCTGGAacgaggggtgggggggaagagaaGAAGCTTGAAAAAGATGGAAAGCCAGTTCTTTTTGACGAACTTGACATTTAATTCCACAATATGTGGGACGGCAGGTAGAAACCCTGAAAACCTTTCCAGTTGTTTCCCTGCTTCTTGCCCCTCTCCTCCTTGGTGGATGCCCCCTTCCTCTGTCCCGCACTTAGGAGAGCTGCTGCTCCCGGGGAAAGCCTGGCTGCCCACCTACCTGCTGGGGCTTGGCCTGAGCCGAGTGGCTCCGTCTCCGTTATGTGTCTAGTGTGGAGATGGGGGGCTGgtgaggagagggaaaggggaaagcaAACTTCATGCCTCTGATTTTCTACTGGAAGCCTCGTGCCATCTGCGTTTCCGGGCACAGGTGTTTCATAACCGCCCAAGAACGTCCTCGTGTGCTGTGTCCTCTGCCTTCCCCCGTTTGTCCAGTGGGCTGGTTCCTGGTGGTCTGGGGACCAGCTCAAGCGCCCCTGCAGCTTCCCGTCCCCTCTCCGTGTCCTGTTGTCACTGCACAGCAGGAGGAGATGCTGAgcggtttgttttgttttgttttctctcctctcccccaccttttTCCCCAACATTTTTTCAATGAAAATATCAAACCTGTAAAGTTGAGGTTCACAGTGAACATACATATACCCATCACCTAGATTCTATGATTAACTTCACAATACTTTACCATTGTGTACCTGTTCACATACCACCTGTTtcctaataaaatagaaatttatgaAATCCGTTGATAAGCTTTATAAgatgtgattaaaaaaatttttattggagtatagttgatttacaatgtgttagtttcaggtgtgcagtaaaatgaatcagttatacattgatttttttttaagtttagcaaATACTAGAAACCAGGTAGTTTAGATTctaataaatatcttaaaataccTATTTGAAATGTTTAATACATATTCTAAAACTAATTTTGGTGTACAAGAACCCAGAATAAAAGGTAAAATCACGAAAATGGTTTTAATTACCAAGGTAAATGCAGAAACAAGCAGACAGGAAGGAATTTTTCCCTAGGTCTTTTTCTGGAATAATGGAGTGGTTTCCTCAGTTTCAAGGTTGCAATGCTCATCAGAAAGATCCCATctgcttctcccttttttccttagtATCTGAACACTTCGTGTGAAATTGGCCTGAAATAGTGAATTTCTGAGTCAGGGTTGGAACACGTGGGTTACAGCTGCATCTGTTGAAAGCCCATCTGTTTTCTTAGGTGCAATGTCTGCAGATTGTGACGGCGTGGTCACAGCGCCACCCTGTGGTGCATTAGTTTTAGAACACACGATACTTTGCTGCTGGTTTTGCTTTGTAGAGTACGTTATCGTTGAGAGCAAACGTCAGCCACCGAAGGCTCAGGGGCCACATTTACCTTGCTGCCTCGTTTTGTAAGGCCTGTGAGTGAAGAGTGGATTCAAAATGTTTCTAATGGTGGAAAGAAAATCGGAAGAAGAAAAACGTTTCATGGCACATGGAAAGGACACGAAATGAAGTTTGGTGTCCATAAAGACAGTTCTATGGGTGCACAGCCATACCAAGTCTTCACGTTTTATGAGCGACTGCCCTCATACGACACAGCAGAGTTAAGCGGCCACACAACTCCTGAGATGTTTgccctttagagaaaaaaaatggctgACCTCTGTTTtagagcaattaaaaataaaaagatttattttatctAACTGATTCCATTTCTAGCGCTCCTTTTCTTTGTGTGGACCCAAGTTCCTCTCTGGTATCATAGTCCTTCCGTCTCAAGAGCGTCCTCTAACATCTCTTATAGGGTAGGATTATATGGGTGGATCCAGATGGATGCCTAGGGATATAGTGGGTGGCATTATGGGAGAGGAGCTTTTATAAAAAGCTCCTTATGCCCTGAGCTTTTATAGTGGGCAGTAGCATTCCTGCTTTTGCCTCTGAGGGAGACATTACCTTTATTATACTAGATAGTGAGCGTGACTTCCCTTTGCTCCAAAGCAAGACCCTGTCTCTGTCTTGGAAGGGTGTAAGCCAGTTTACCAGCCTTACCACTGTGGACGTTTAGGGCTGGATAATCAGTTGTGGGGACCTGTCCTGTGCAATGTAGGATGTaggatccctggcctctgcccactgggTGCCAGCAGCACCACCAAATGTGTCTTTAGATGTTGTCAGATATCTCCTAGTGGGCAAAACCGGCCCTGGTTAAGAACCATTATGATAAGCAGACTCACCCTTTGTTCCAGAGGAAGTCACCATCTGTCTTTCAGAGTGGCTCTCTATACAAGCATCCTCGACCAGATGGTCCAGAACAAAGGACACTCAGCGGCTCATTTTTGCAATATGTGCAGAAGCGCACGTGATCCGTGGAGAATTGGCTCCCAACGTTGGTTTTAACTTAATTGCATTGTGGTTAAAGGAATGTTGTTCTGTGTGCCATCGATTCTtgtatttgttgggagtttttcaTGGCCTATGTATGGttagttttgtgtgttttctctaATAGTTAGGTGCAAAGTTTGGTGTGTGTTGATTAGGTCAAGATGGTGACATTTTTGTACAGATCTTATATGTCTGTATGACTTTTGTCTGTGTGATCTGTTAGTTACTGGGAGAGGTACGTAAACCTGTCTGTTGGCGGATTTGCCCATTCCCCTTGTAATTCTGTTACCTTCGACTTTCTATAGTTTGAGGCTGTGCTGTTAGGTACATCCCCAATATGTGAGCTAGAACTGACGAGTAGTCTACATCTGGGGATTTATGAGCTCTGCTTCTCCCAGCCTGGGGTGAGTACTCCCCTGCCcagctcatttcctttttttccttgatttttaaaaatcatactacATATTTTCCCATTTGTTGGCTTGTGAGTTATATTCATTTTACATTCCTTaagtgattttctttaaaatcttaaaaCACATACCTAAGAAGAAAATCTCacatttatccctctccctctccgCCTGATAATCCAAGGAGTTTAGAATGCTTCGACTTCAATCACCCCCTCTTCTTATATACATTTAgtctaatattttcattttattctgattCCCTCATGCAAacattattgatatatatttattattgttgctTTATACAGTGTTTAAATTTTCCCACTTTTTTTGCTCACCATTCCTTTTTTCATCTAATTTTCCTTCTTGAAGTAATTCCTTTAGAAGTTCTTTAGTAGGAGTCTATTGATGGTGAACACTGAATTTTTGTCATCAAAAAATTTATCTGCCTTCATTCTTGGATGATAGTTTAGTTGGGTATACAGTTCTAAGTTGACAGGCTTTTTTCCCTCAGTGTTTTGAAGATAATGCCTTCTGGCCTCTTGTTGCTAATGAGAGGTCTGCCCTTGGTCCAATTTCCATTTGTCGCTTTTTTATAAGTaacctgtctttttttctttgggtATTCTTAAGACCTTTATGTCTTGGTCTTCCTCAGTTTAACTAAAACATGTCTAggtgtagatttatttttatatttttgcttgcAGTTTTTGTAACTTTTAAATCCTTAGAATCACACTTTAATCGATTCTAGAagattttcagccattatttcaaaATGTCCAAGATACGTTGCATTCTAAGCATTCAAaagtgagggaaggagaagaggaaggaaggaaggagaatggaTGGGATGAGATTGCTCTTATCCCCAGGGAGAAGTTACCGCTGAAAGGAGAAACAGCATAGTTTCACAGATGTTTGACTCTACAACCAAGGATAAAAGGCcctcaggacttccttggtggtgcagtggttaagaatcagcttgccaatgcaggggacacaggttcgagccctggtccgggaagatcccacatgccgtggagcaactaagccctgtgtgccacaactactgaagcccgtgcctagagcccgtgcttcgcaccaagagaagccaccgcaatgagaagcccgtgtaccacagtgaagagtagtccctgcttgccgcaactagagaaagcccacgcgcagcagtgaagaacccacacagccaaaaataaataaataaataaatttatggggaaaaaaaaaaaaaggataaaaggcCCTCTCCTCCAGCAACTTACCTGGAAACATTGCTTCCCCTAGCCTCCTGTTCTTCCCAGGTCACAGCACAGCACATGGAGTTGTCGTGAcctttttccttgtctttagGTTAAGTTGTTAGCTCGCCCGTGAGCACCACCAGGACAGGGACGGTGCCAGGCTTG includes these proteins:
- the TIMM17A gene encoding mitochondrial import inner membrane translocase subunit Tim17-A isoform X1, whose protein sequence is MEEYAREPCPWRIVDDCGGAFTMGTIGGGIFQAIKGFRNSPVGVNHRLRGSLTAVRTRAPQLGGSFAVWGGLFSMIDCSMVQVRGKEDPWNSITSGALTGAILAARIISLFSTCSDGPVAMVGSAAMGGILLALIEGAGILLTRFASAQFPNGPPFAEDPSQLPSAQLPSSPFGDYQQYQ
- the TIMM17A gene encoding mitochondrial import inner membrane translocase subunit Tim17-A isoform X2; the encoded protein is MEEYAREPCPWRIVDDCGGAFTMGTIGGGIFQAIKGFRNSPVGVNHRLRGSLTAVRTRAPQLGGSFAVWGGLFSMIDCSMVQVRGKEDPWNSITSGALTGAILAARNGPVAMVGSAAMGGILLALIEGAGILLTRFASAQFPNGPPFAEDPSQLPSAQLPSSPFGDYQQYQ